The following coding sequences lie in one Hippoglossus hippoglossus isolate fHipHip1 chromosome 14, fHipHip1.pri, whole genome shotgun sequence genomic window:
- the LOC117774692 gene encoding arrestin red cell isoform X1, translating into MGDKAGTRVFKKSSPNCKVTVYLGKRDFVDHLDHVDPVDGVILVDPEYLKDRKVFVTLTCAFRYGREDLDVLGLSFRKDLYISTFQAFPPVPEERKPNSRLQERLLKKLGQHAHPFYFTIPQNLPCSVTLQPGPEDTGKACGVDFEIRAFCAKSIEEKIHKRNSVRLVIRKVQYAPEKPGPQPMVETTRSFLMSDRSLHLEASLDKELYYHGEPISVNVHVTNNSTKTVKRVKISVRQYADICLFSTAQYKCPVAQLEADDQVSSSSTFCKVYTLTPTLDKNREKRGLALDGKLKHEDTNLASSTIVKDVTNKEVLGILVSYRVKVKLVVSRGGLLRGMLERDVSVELPFILMHPKPVEAPVSRPQSAVPEMDPPIDTNLIEFDTNISQDDDFVFEDFARLRLKGAVDDKDEDC; encoded by the exons ATGGGGGACAAGGCGGGCACCAG agTTTTCAAGAAGTCCAGCCCCAACTGTAAG GTGACAGTTTACCTGGGAAAAAGAGACTTTGTGGATCATCTGGATCACGTGGATCCTGTAG ACGGAGTGATCCTCGTCGACCCCGAGTATCTGAAGGACAGGAAAG TCTTCGTCACGCTGACGTGTGCGTTTCGTTACGGACGTGAGGACCTGGACGTGCTGGGTCTGTCGTTCAGGAAGGATCTCTACATCTCCACCTTCCAG GCGTTTCCTCCGGTGCCCGAGGAGCGGAAACCAAACAGTCGCCTTCAGGAGCGGCTGCTGAAGAAACTCGGCCAACATGCACATCCCTTCTACTTCACT ATTCCTCAGAACCTCccgtgttctgtcactttacAGCCCGGCCCAGAGGACACTGggaag GCCTGTGGCGTCGACTTCGAGATCAGAGCTTTCTGCGCCAAGTCGATAGAAGAGAAGATTCACAAGAG gaaCTCAGTGCGTCTGGTCATCAGGAAGGTTCAATATGCTCCAGAGAAACCAGGTCCTCAGCCGATGGTGGAGACGACTCGCAGCTTCCTGATGTCGGACAGGTCCCTGCACCTGGAGGCCTCTCTGGACAaggag ctgtatTACCACGGCGAGCCCATCAGTGTCAACGTTCACGTCACCAACAACTCCACCAAGACCGTCAAGAGGGTCAAGATTTCAG tgcGTCAGTATGCAGACATCTGTCTGTTCAGTACGGCTCAGTACAAATGTCCTGTGGCTCAGCTGGAGGCAGA TGACCAGGTGTCGTCCAGCTCCACCTTCTGTAAAGTTTACACTCTGACTCCGACGCTCGacaagaacagagagaagagaggactCGCTCTGGACGGGAAGCTGAAGCATGAAGACACCAACCTGGCCTCGTCCACCAT TGTGAAGGATGTCACCAACAAAGAGGTTCTGGGGATCCTGGTGTCGTACAGAGTCAAAGTGAAGCTGGTGGTCTCACGTGgagg GCTGCTGCGAGGCATGTTGGAGAG agACGTGTCTGTGGAGCTCCCCTTCATCTTGATGCATCCTAAACCTGTGGAAGCTCCAGTGTCTCGTCCTCAATCAG cTGTTCCAGAGATGGATCCGCCCATCGACACCAATTTGATAGAATTTGACACAAA CATCTCCCAGGACGACGACTTCGTCTTCGAGGACTTCGCCCGCCTGCGACTCAAAGGCGCCGTGGATGACAAAGACGAGGACTGCTAG
- the taf9 gene encoding transcription initiation factor TFIID subunit 9 isoform X2, with product MSAPKTIPKDAQVMIQILKDMGITEYEPRVINQMLEFTYRYVTTIIEDAKIYATHAKKSNVDADDIKLAIQCRMDQSFTSPPPRDFLLEVARQKNQAPLPLIKPYTGPRLPPDRYCLTAPNYRLKSIQKKVSSAGRISVPRLSVSAVSSRPTTPTLGTPSVQSITTKVGAPVSLTGQRFTVQIPPPSQTTTTKTTTPSTPAVSNVLINPSLIGSKNILITTNMVSQNSGGESLKRKHEDDDDYDAL from the exons atgtctgctcCGAAAACGATCCCGAAAGATGCTCAG GTGATGATCCAGATCCTGAAGGACATGGGCATCACCGAGTACGAACCTCGGGTCATCAACCAGATGTTGGAGTTCACCTACA GATACGTGACGACCATCATCGAGGACGCCAAAATCTACGCAACACACGCCAAGAAGTCCAACGTGGACGCCGACGACATTAAACTGGCGATCCAGTGCCGCATGGACCAGTCGTTCACTTCGCCGCCACCACGAGAT TTCCTGTTGGAGGTTGCGAGGCAGAAGAACCAGGCTCCTCTGCCGCTCATTAAACCGTACACGGGCCCTCGACTTCCTCCGGACCGGTACTGTCTGACGGCGCCAAACTACCGACTCAAGTCGATTCAGAAGAAG gtGTCGTCTGCCGGCAGGATATCGGTGCCTCGCCTCAGTGTCAGCGCCGTCTCCAGCAGACCGACCACGCCGACCCTCG GAACTCCATCGGTTCAGTCCATCACCACTAAAGTCGGAGCTCCGGTGTCTCTGACGGGTCAAAGGTTCACGGTGCAGATTCCACCGCCCTCTCAGACGACCACAACCAAAACCA CGACACCGTCCACGCCGGCCGTCTCCAATGTCCTGATCAACccgtctctgattggctccaaaaacatcctcatcaccaccaaCATGGTGTCGCAGAACTCCGGGGGCGAGTCGCTGAAGAGGAAGCACGAGGACGACGACGACTACGACGCTTTATGA
- the LOC117774692 gene encoding arrestin red cell isoform X4 codes for MGDKAGTRVFKKSSPNCKVTVYLGKRDFVDHLDHVDPVDGVILVDPEYLKDRKVFVTLTCAFRYGREDLDVLGLSFRKDLYISTFQAFPPVPEERKPNSRLQERLLKKLGQHAHPFYFTIPQNLPCSVTLQPGPEDTGKACGVDFEIRAFCAKSIEEKIHKRNSVRLVIRKVQYAPEKPGPQPMVETTRSFLMSDRSLHLEASLDKELYYHGEPISVNVHVTNNSTKTVKRVKISVRQYADICLFSTAQYKCPVAQLEADDQVSSSSTFCKVYTLTPTLDKNREKRGLALDGKLKHEDTNLASSTIVKDVTNKEVLGILVSYRVKVKLVVSRGGLLRGMLERDVSVELPFILMHPKPVEAPVSRPQSAVPEMDPPIDTNLIEFDTNSISQDDDFVFEDFARLRLKGAVDDKDEDC; via the exons ATGGGGGACAAGGCGGGCACCAG agTTTTCAAGAAGTCCAGCCCCAACTGTAAG GTGACAGTTTACCTGGGAAAAAGAGACTTTGTGGATCATCTGGATCACGTGGATCCTGTAG ACGGAGTGATCCTCGTCGACCCCGAGTATCTGAAGGACAGGAAAG TCTTCGTCACGCTGACGTGTGCGTTTCGTTACGGACGTGAGGACCTGGACGTGCTGGGTCTGTCGTTCAGGAAGGATCTCTACATCTCCACCTTCCAG GCGTTTCCTCCGGTGCCCGAGGAGCGGAAACCAAACAGTCGCCTTCAGGAGCGGCTGCTGAAGAAACTCGGCCAACATGCACATCCCTTCTACTTCACT ATTCCTCAGAACCTCccgtgttctgtcactttacAGCCCGGCCCAGAGGACACTGggaag GCCTGTGGCGTCGACTTCGAGATCAGAGCTTTCTGCGCCAAGTCGATAGAAGAGAAGATTCACAAGAG gaaCTCAGTGCGTCTGGTCATCAGGAAGGTTCAATATGCTCCAGAGAAACCAGGTCCTCAGCCGATGGTGGAGACGACTCGCAGCTTCCTGATGTCGGACAGGTCCCTGCACCTGGAGGCCTCTCTGGACAaggag ctgtatTACCACGGCGAGCCCATCAGTGTCAACGTTCACGTCACCAACAACTCCACCAAGACCGTCAAGAGGGTCAAGATTTCAG tgcGTCAGTATGCAGACATCTGTCTGTTCAGTACGGCTCAGTACAAATGTCCTGTGGCTCAGCTGGAGGCAGA TGACCAGGTGTCGTCCAGCTCCACCTTCTGTAAAGTTTACACTCTGACTCCGACGCTCGacaagaacagagagaagagaggactCGCTCTGGACGGGAAGCTGAAGCATGAAGACACCAACCTGGCCTCGTCCACCAT TGTGAAGGATGTCACCAACAAAGAGGTTCTGGGGATCCTGGTGTCGTACAGAGTCAAAGTGAAGCTGGTGGTCTCACGTGgagg GCTGCTGCGAGGCATGTTGGAGAG agACGTGTCTGTGGAGCTCCCCTTCATCTTGATGCATCCTAAACCTGTGGAAGCTCCAGTGTCTCGTCCTCAATCAG cTGTTCCAGAGATGGATCCGCCCATCGACACCAATTTGATAGAATTTGACACAAA CAGCATCTCCCAGGACGACGACTTCGTCTTCGAGGACTTCGCCCGCCTGCGACTCAAAGGCGCCGTGGATGACAAAGACGAGGACTGCTAG
- the LOC117774692 gene encoding arrestin red cell isoform X3 has product MGDKAGTRVFKKSSPNCKVTVYLGKRDFVDHLDHVDPVDGVILVDPEYLKDRKVFVTLTCAFRYGREDLDVLGLSFRKDLYISTFQAFPPVPEERKPNSRLQERLLKKLGQHAHPFYFTIPQNLPCSVTLQPGPEDTGKACGVDFEIRAFCAKSIEEKIHKRNSVRLVIRKVQYAPEKPGPQPMVETTRSFLMSDRSLHLEASLDKELYYHGEPISVNVHVTNNSTKTVKRVKISVRQYADICLFSTAQYKCPVAQLEADDQVSSSSTFCKVYTLTPTLDKNREKRGLALDGKLKHEDTNLASSTIVKDVTNKEVLGILVSYRVKVKLVVSRGGDVSVELPFILMHPKPVEAPVSRPQSAVPEMDPPIDTNLIEFDTNISQDDDFVFEDFARLRLKGAVDDKDEDC; this is encoded by the exons ATGGGGGACAAGGCGGGCACCAG agTTTTCAAGAAGTCCAGCCCCAACTGTAAG GTGACAGTTTACCTGGGAAAAAGAGACTTTGTGGATCATCTGGATCACGTGGATCCTGTAG ACGGAGTGATCCTCGTCGACCCCGAGTATCTGAAGGACAGGAAAG TCTTCGTCACGCTGACGTGTGCGTTTCGTTACGGACGTGAGGACCTGGACGTGCTGGGTCTGTCGTTCAGGAAGGATCTCTACATCTCCACCTTCCAG GCGTTTCCTCCGGTGCCCGAGGAGCGGAAACCAAACAGTCGCCTTCAGGAGCGGCTGCTGAAGAAACTCGGCCAACATGCACATCCCTTCTACTTCACT ATTCCTCAGAACCTCccgtgttctgtcactttacAGCCCGGCCCAGAGGACACTGggaag GCCTGTGGCGTCGACTTCGAGATCAGAGCTTTCTGCGCCAAGTCGATAGAAGAGAAGATTCACAAGAG gaaCTCAGTGCGTCTGGTCATCAGGAAGGTTCAATATGCTCCAGAGAAACCAGGTCCTCAGCCGATGGTGGAGACGACTCGCAGCTTCCTGATGTCGGACAGGTCCCTGCACCTGGAGGCCTCTCTGGACAaggag ctgtatTACCACGGCGAGCCCATCAGTGTCAACGTTCACGTCACCAACAACTCCACCAAGACCGTCAAGAGGGTCAAGATTTCAG tgcGTCAGTATGCAGACATCTGTCTGTTCAGTACGGCTCAGTACAAATGTCCTGTGGCTCAGCTGGAGGCAGA TGACCAGGTGTCGTCCAGCTCCACCTTCTGTAAAGTTTACACTCTGACTCCGACGCTCGacaagaacagagagaagagaggactCGCTCTGGACGGGAAGCTGAAGCATGAAGACACCAACCTGGCCTCGTCCACCAT TGTGAAGGATGTCACCAACAAAGAGGTTCTGGGGATCCTGGTGTCGTACAGAGTCAAAGTGAAGCTGGTGGTCTCACGTGgagg agACGTGTCTGTGGAGCTCCCCTTCATCTTGATGCATCCTAAACCTGTGGAAGCTCCAGTGTCTCGTCCTCAATCAG cTGTTCCAGAGATGGATCCGCCCATCGACACCAATTTGATAGAATTTGACACAAA CATCTCCCAGGACGACGACTTCGTCTTCGAGGACTTCGCCCGCCTGCGACTCAAAGGCGCCGTGGATGACAAAGACGAGGACTGCTAG
- the taf9 gene encoding transcription initiation factor TFIID subunit 9 isoform X1: protein MSAPKTIPKDAQVMIQILKDMGITEYEPRVINQMLEFTYRYVTTIIEDAKIYATHAKKSNVDADDIKLAIQCRMDQSFTSPPPRDFLLEVARQKNQAPLPLIKPYTGPRLPPDRYCLTAPNYRLKSIQKKVSSAGRISVPRLSVSAVSSRPTTPTLGTPSVQSITTKVGAPVSLTGQRFTVQIPPPSQTTTTKTIRIATPSTPAVSNVLINPSLIGSKNILITTNMVSQNSGGESLKRKHEDDDDYDAL from the exons atgtctgctcCGAAAACGATCCCGAAAGATGCTCAG GTGATGATCCAGATCCTGAAGGACATGGGCATCACCGAGTACGAACCTCGGGTCATCAACCAGATGTTGGAGTTCACCTACA GATACGTGACGACCATCATCGAGGACGCCAAAATCTACGCAACACACGCCAAGAAGTCCAACGTGGACGCCGACGACATTAAACTGGCGATCCAGTGCCGCATGGACCAGTCGTTCACTTCGCCGCCACCACGAGAT TTCCTGTTGGAGGTTGCGAGGCAGAAGAACCAGGCTCCTCTGCCGCTCATTAAACCGTACACGGGCCCTCGACTTCCTCCGGACCGGTACTGTCTGACGGCGCCAAACTACCGACTCAAGTCGATTCAGAAGAAG gtGTCGTCTGCCGGCAGGATATCGGTGCCTCGCCTCAGTGTCAGCGCCGTCTCCAGCAGACCGACCACGCCGACCCTCG GAACTCCATCGGTTCAGTCCATCACCACTAAAGTCGGAGCTCCGGTGTCTCTGACGGGTCAAAGGTTCACGGTGCAGATTCCACCGCCCTCTCAGACGACCACAACCAAAACCA TCCGGATAGCGACACCGTCCACGCCGGCCGTCTCCAATGTCCTGATCAACccgtctctgattggctccaaaaacatcctcatcaccaccaaCATGGTGTCGCAGAACTCCGGGGGCGAGTCGCTGAAGAGGAAGCACGAGGACGACGACGACTACGACGCTTTATGA
- the LOC117774692 gene encoding arrestin red cell isoform X2, with protein sequence MGDKAGTRVFKKSSPNCKVTVYLGKRDFVDHLDHVDPVDGVILVDPEYLKDRKVFVTLTCAFRYGREDLDVLGLSFRKDLYISTFQAFPPVPEERKPNSRLQERLLKKLGQHAHPFYFTIPQNLPCSVTLQPGPEDTGKACGVDFEIRAFCAKSIEEKIHKRNSVRLVIRKVQYAPEKPGPQPMVETTRSFLMSDRSLHLEASLDKELYYHGEPISVNVHVTNNSTKTVKRVKISVRQYADICLFSTAQYKCPVAQLEADDQVSSSSTFCKVYTLTPTLDKNREKRGLALDGKLKHEDTNLASSTIVKDVTNKEVLGILVSYRVKVKLVVSRGGDVSVELPFILMHPKPVEAPVSRPQSAVPEMDPPIDTNLIEFDTNSISQDDDFVFEDFARLRLKGAVDDKDEDC encoded by the exons ATGGGGGACAAGGCGGGCACCAG agTTTTCAAGAAGTCCAGCCCCAACTGTAAG GTGACAGTTTACCTGGGAAAAAGAGACTTTGTGGATCATCTGGATCACGTGGATCCTGTAG ACGGAGTGATCCTCGTCGACCCCGAGTATCTGAAGGACAGGAAAG TCTTCGTCACGCTGACGTGTGCGTTTCGTTACGGACGTGAGGACCTGGACGTGCTGGGTCTGTCGTTCAGGAAGGATCTCTACATCTCCACCTTCCAG GCGTTTCCTCCGGTGCCCGAGGAGCGGAAACCAAACAGTCGCCTTCAGGAGCGGCTGCTGAAGAAACTCGGCCAACATGCACATCCCTTCTACTTCACT ATTCCTCAGAACCTCccgtgttctgtcactttacAGCCCGGCCCAGAGGACACTGggaag GCCTGTGGCGTCGACTTCGAGATCAGAGCTTTCTGCGCCAAGTCGATAGAAGAGAAGATTCACAAGAG gaaCTCAGTGCGTCTGGTCATCAGGAAGGTTCAATATGCTCCAGAGAAACCAGGTCCTCAGCCGATGGTGGAGACGACTCGCAGCTTCCTGATGTCGGACAGGTCCCTGCACCTGGAGGCCTCTCTGGACAaggag ctgtatTACCACGGCGAGCCCATCAGTGTCAACGTTCACGTCACCAACAACTCCACCAAGACCGTCAAGAGGGTCAAGATTTCAG tgcGTCAGTATGCAGACATCTGTCTGTTCAGTACGGCTCAGTACAAATGTCCTGTGGCTCAGCTGGAGGCAGA TGACCAGGTGTCGTCCAGCTCCACCTTCTGTAAAGTTTACACTCTGACTCCGACGCTCGacaagaacagagagaagagaggactCGCTCTGGACGGGAAGCTGAAGCATGAAGACACCAACCTGGCCTCGTCCACCAT TGTGAAGGATGTCACCAACAAAGAGGTTCTGGGGATCCTGGTGTCGTACAGAGTCAAAGTGAAGCTGGTGGTCTCACGTGgagg agACGTGTCTGTGGAGCTCCCCTTCATCTTGATGCATCCTAAACCTGTGGAAGCTCCAGTGTCTCGTCCTCAATCAG cTGTTCCAGAGATGGATCCGCCCATCGACACCAATTTGATAGAATTTGACACAAA CAGCATCTCCCAGGACGACGACTTCGTCTTCGAGGACTTCGCCCGCCTGCGACTCAAAGGCGCCGTGGATGACAAAGACGAGGACTGCTAG